A genomic stretch from Bosea sp. F3-2 includes:
- a CDS encoding SDR family oxidoreductase yields MTLQGQHALVTGGGRGIGRAIATALTQAGARVSILGRDEAALRDAVAAGAAADFAACDVRDEISVSAALDQLSREHAFDIAIANAGAVETGPFMRSDSERFRRMVEINLIGTVNLFHAVLPDMLERRRGRLIAIASTAGHRGYAYVSAYAAAKHAVIGLTRSLALETARTGVTVNAVCPGYADTDMVASGLDTITAKTGKSREQALAEMVKDNPQGRLIAPEEVAAAVLYLCGPGSDAVTGQSLLINGGEF; encoded by the coding sequence ATGACTCTGCAGGGACAGCACGCGCTGGTGACGGGAGGCGGACGCGGCATCGGCCGAGCCATCGCCACCGCGCTGACTCAGGCAGGGGCGCGGGTCAGCATCCTCGGCCGTGACGAGGCCGCGCTGCGGGACGCCGTCGCAGCCGGGGCCGCCGCCGATTTCGCCGCCTGCGATGTGCGTGACGAGATCTCGGTTTCGGCTGCCCTGGATCAACTTTCTCGAGAGCACGCCTTCGACATCGCGATCGCCAATGCCGGCGCGGTCGAGACCGGCCCGTTCATGCGCAGCGACAGCGAGCGCTTCCGCCGCATGGTCGAGATCAACCTGATCGGCACGGTCAACCTGTTCCATGCCGTGCTGCCCGACATGCTGGAACGCCGTCGCGGCCGGCTGATCGCCATTGCCTCGACGGCCGGGCACCGCGGCTATGCTTACGTCAGCGCCTATGCGGCAGCGAAGCATGCCGTGATCGGGCTCACCCGGTCGCTGGCACTGGAAACGGCGCGCACCGGCGTCACCGTCAATGCCGTCTGCCCGGGCTACGCCGACACCGACATGGTCGCGAGCGGGCTCGACACCATCACAGCCAAGACCGGCAAGAGCCGCGAGCAGGCGCTGGCCGAAATGGTCAAGGACAATCCGCAAGGGCGCCTGATCGCGCCCGAGGAGGTCGCGGCCGCCGTCCTCTATCTCTGCGGTCCGGGCAGCGATGCGGTCACCGGCCAATCGCTTCTGATCAATGGCGGGGAGTTCTGA
- a CDS encoding MarR family transcriptional regulator, translated as METPSSTLMLDRETKASERPGDHKDELRLWLRLLTCSTLIETEIRNRLREEFKTTLPRFDLMAQLDKTAVGMTVGEVSQRLMVSNGNVTAVVAGLVTDGLVDKRSAPQDRRVQILTLTAQGRKAFRAMAERHEGWIAELFAGLDQPEIGQLFRLLGETKTSLHRAINGRQNSATGAAGGENG; from the coding sequence ATGGAGACGCCCTCCTCCACATTGATGCTCGACCGCGAGACCAAGGCGAGCGAACGCCCCGGCGACCACAAGGACGAGCTGCGCCTGTGGCTCAGGCTGCTGACCTGCTCGACGCTGATCGAGACCGAGATCCGCAACCGGCTGCGCGAGGAGTTCAAGACCACCCTGCCGCGCTTCGACCTGATGGCCCAGCTCGACAAGACCGCAGTCGGCATGACCGTCGGCGAGGTCTCGCAGCGATTGATGGTCTCGAACGGCAACGTCACCGCTGTCGTCGCCGGGCTCGTGACGGATGGGCTCGTCGACAAGCGCTCCGCGCCGCAGGACCGGCGCGTGCAGATCCTCACCCTGACGGCGCAGGGCCGCAAGGCCTTCCGGGCCATGGCCGAGCGCCATGAAGGCTGGATCGCCGAGCTTTTCGCAGGGCTCGATCAGCCCGAGATCGGGCAGCTCTTCCGGCTGCTCGGAGAGACCAAGACCTCGCTGCATCGCGCCATCAATGGACGCCAGAACAGCGCGACCGGAGCGGCGGGAGGAGAGAACGGATGA
- a CDS encoding enoyl-CoA hydratase family protein: MSRANATLLPLSTFQPVHFALSVAGKVATVTLNRPEKKNPLTFASYRELTDFFLAAQKEEAVKAIVVTGAGGNFSSGGDVFEIIGPLVAMETKDLLKFTRMTGELVKAMRACPQPIVAAIDGVCAGAGAIVAMASDLRLGTAASKIAFLFNRVGLAGCDMGACAMLPRIIGQGRAAELLYTGRVLKGEEAERWGFLNRLCTSEAVLAEAQTLAAELADGPTFANAMTKRMLEMEWAMSVESAIEAEAVAQALCMQTEDFARAYHAFAEKRKPVFEGN, encoded by the coding sequence ATCAGCCGAGCCAACGCGACCCTTTTGCCGCTGAGCACCTTCCAACCGGTGCATTTCGCGCTTTCCGTCGCCGGCAAGGTCGCGACGGTGACGCTGAACCGGCCTGAGAAAAAGAATCCGCTGACCTTCGCAAGCTATCGTGAACTCACGGATTTCTTCCTCGCGGCGCAGAAAGAAGAAGCGGTCAAGGCGATCGTGGTAACCGGCGCCGGCGGCAATTTCTCCTCGGGCGGCGACGTCTTCGAGATCATCGGTCCGCTCGTCGCGATGGAGACGAAGGACCTGCTCAAATTCACCCGGATGACGGGCGAGCTGGTCAAGGCGATGCGCGCCTGCCCGCAACCGATCGTCGCGGCGATCGATGGCGTCTGCGCCGGCGCCGGCGCCATCGTCGCCATGGCCTCCGACCTCAGGCTCGGCACGGCAGCTTCTAAGATCGCCTTCCTGTTCAACCGCGTCGGCCTCGCCGGCTGCGACATGGGCGCCTGTGCGATGCTGCCGCGCATTATCGGCCAGGGCCGCGCCGCCGAGCTGCTCTACACCGGCCGCGTGCTCAAGGGTGAGGAGGCGGAGCGTTGGGGCTTCCTCAACCGGCTCTGCACGTCTGAGGCCGTCCTGGCCGAAGCGCAGACGCTCGCGGCCGAGCTGGCGGACGGCCCCACCTTCGCCAACGCCATGACCAAGCGCATGCTCGAGATGGAATGGGCGATGTCGGTCGAAAGCGCGATCGAGGCCGAGGCCGTGGCACAGGCGCTGTGCATGCAGACCGAGGATTTCGCCCGCGCCTACCACGCCTTCGCCGAGAAGCGGAAACCGGTCTTCGAGGGCAACTGA
- a CDS encoding acyl-CoA dehydrogenase family protein: MGSAPRLGLDILGDTLDWPFFEERHRAFAAELSGWADSYLSDLPHDDVDEACRARVAALGAAGFLRAAVPAAYGGLSDRLDVRTLCLAREILAAHDGLADFAFAMQGLGTGSISIAGSEAMKRRILPDVAAGKRIAAFALSEKEAGSDVAAMATTATPDDSGHVRIDGEKSWISNGGIADHYVVFARTGEAPGARGLSAFLVEADTPGLTTLERIEVIAPHPLATLRFEGCRVPLDNRIGGPGDGFKVAMATLDIFRSTVGAAALGFARRALHETLGHANGRKLFGGTLGDLQLSQAAIADSAAEVDAAALLVYRAAWTKDRGAARVTREAALAKLVATENAQSVIDRAVQIHGGLGVTKGVKVEELYREIRALRIYEGASEVQKVVIARDLLKAHAAGARADQVAAQPDRITRSPSNN, from the coding sequence ATGGGCAGCGCTCCTCGCCTCGGCCTCGACATCCTCGGCGACACGCTGGATTGGCCGTTCTTCGAGGAGCGCCACCGCGCCTTCGCGGCCGAACTCTCCGGCTGGGCCGATTCCTACCTTTCCGACCTGCCCCACGATGATGTCGACGAGGCCTGCCGGGCACGCGTCGCGGCATTGGGTGCGGCAGGTTTCCTGAGAGCCGCCGTGCCGGCCGCCTATGGCGGGCTTTCCGACAGGCTCGACGTGCGCACCCTCTGCCTCGCCCGCGAGATCCTGGCCGCCCATGACGGGCTCGCCGATTTCGCCTTCGCCATGCAGGGGCTCGGCACCGGCTCGATCAGCATCGCAGGCTCCGAGGCGATGAAGCGGCGCATCCTGCCGGATGTCGCTGCGGGCAAGCGCATCGCCGCCTTCGCGCTGTCGGAGAAGGAGGCGGGTTCGGACGTCGCCGCCATGGCAACGACCGCGACGCCGGACGATAGCGGCCATGTCCGCATCGATGGCGAGAAGAGCTGGATCTCCAATGGCGGCATCGCCGACCACTACGTCGTCTTCGCCCGCACCGGCGAGGCGCCGGGTGCGCGCGGGCTTTCCGCCTTCCTGGTCGAGGCCGATACGCCCGGCCTGACCACGCTTGAGCGCATCGAGGTAATCGCGCCGCATCCGCTCGCGACGCTGCGCTTCGAAGGCTGCCGCGTGCCGCTCGATAACCGCATCGGCGGGCCGGGCGACGGCTTCAAGGTCGCGATGGCGACGCTCGACATCTTCCGCTCGACGGTCGGCGCCGCCGCGCTCGGCTTCGCAAGACGGGCGCTGCACGAGACGCTGGGCCACGCCAATGGCCGCAAGCTCTTCGGCGGCACGCTCGGCGACCTCCAGCTCTCGCAGGCGGCGATCGCCGACAGCGCGGCTGAGGTGGATGCCGCAGCCCTCCTCGTCTACCGCGCCGCCTGGACCAAGGACCGCGGCGCTGCCCGCGTCACCCGTGAGGCCGCACTCGCCAAACTCGTCGCGACGGAGAACGCCCAGAGCGTGATCGACCGGGCCGTCCAGATCCATGGCGGCCTCGGCGTCACCAAGGGCGTCAAGGTGGAGGAATTGTACCGGGAGATCAGGGCGCTGCGCATCTACGAGGGTGCCAGCGAGGTCCAGAAGGTCGTGATCGCGCGCGACCTGCTCAAAGCACATGCCGCTGGAGCACGCGCCGATCAGGTTGCAGCGCAACCTGATCGGATAACGCGTTCTCCATCAAATAATTAG
- a CDS encoding benzoate-CoA ligase family protein — MTTTGFARSGHKDSFARDNLPPSESWPDLRLEEAGLAYPERLNCVAELLDRHITEGRGERTAVIAADLHWSYADLTDKVNRIANVLTRDLGMVSGNRVLLRAGNTPMMVAAYLAVIKAGGIAVATMPMLRAGELAYPLRKAKIAFALCDHRLTAELEAAKSQAPELARIVAFGSAGSELEGLMAQPGYEHFEAADTARDDVCLIAFTSGTTGEPKGTMHFHQDMLAICDCYGARVLKASPEDRFTGSPPLAFTFGLGGLVLFPMRIGAAMVLPEKAGPADLVDAIERYKVSVVFTAPTAYRAILDKLDGRDISSLRICVSAGEALPKATFDAWQARTGLPLMDGIGATEMLHIFIGAPREAIRPGSTGLPVPGYEAKIVNENGNEVPDGTPGRLAVRGPTGCRYLADPRQAKYVLNGWNITGDTYLRDADGYFWYQARSDDMIISAGYNIAGPEVEACLLTHEAVAECGVVGAPCPDRGQIVKAYVVLREGVTGDAALVKALQEHVKAGIAPYKYPRAIEFVDTLPKTATGKLQRFALRQMAQGGA, encoded by the coding sequence ATGACAACAACCGGATTCGCGAGATCGGGGCATAAGGACAGCTTCGCACGGGACAACCTGCCGCCGAGCGAAAGCTGGCCCGATCTGAGACTTGAAGAGGCAGGGCTCGCCTATCCCGAGCGGCTGAACTGCGTCGCCGAGCTGCTGGACAGGCACATCACCGAAGGGCGCGGCGAGCGCACGGCCGTAATTGCCGCCGACCTGCACTGGAGCTATGCGGACCTCACTGACAAGGTGAACCGCATCGCCAATGTGCTGACCCGTGATCTCGGCATGGTCAGCGGCAACCGCGTGCTGCTGCGCGCCGGCAATACGCCGATGATGGTCGCTGCCTATCTCGCCGTCATCAAGGCCGGCGGCATCGCGGTCGCGACCATGCCGATGCTGCGGGCGGGCGAGCTCGCTTATCCGCTGCGCAAGGCCAAGATCGCGTTCGCGCTCTGCGACCACCGCCTCACCGCCGAGCTGGAAGCTGCAAAATCACAGGCGCCCGAGCTTGCCCGCATTGTCGCCTTCGGCTCTGCCGGCAGCGAGCTTGAAGGGCTGATGGCGCAGCCGGGCTACGAGCACTTCGAGGCCGCCGACACCGCCCGCGATGATGTCTGCCTGATCGCCTTCACTTCCGGCACCACCGGCGAGCCGAAGGGCACCATGCATTTCCACCAGGACATGCTGGCGATCTGCGACTGCTACGGCGCGCGGGTGCTGAAGGCGTCGCCGGAGGACCGTTTCACCGGCTCGCCGCCGCTCGCCTTCACCTTCGGGCTCGGCGGGCTCGTGCTCTTCCCGATGCGGATTGGCGCGGCGATGGTGCTGCCCGAGAAGGCCGGACCGGCCGACCTAGTCGACGCGATCGAGCGCTACAAGGTCAGCGTCGTCTTCACGGCGCCGACCGCCTACCGCGCCATCCTCGACAAGCTCGACGGACGCGACATCTCCTCGCTGCGCATCTGCGTCTCGGCCGGCGAGGCGCTGCCCAAGGCCACCTTTGACGCCTGGCAGGCGCGTACGGGGCTGCCGCTGATGGACGGCATCGGAGCAACCGAAATGCTGCACATCTTCATCGGCGCGCCGCGCGAGGCGATCCGGCCGGGATCGACCGGGCTGCCGGTGCCGGGCTACGAGGCGAAGATCGTCAACGAGAACGGCAACGAAGTGCCGGACGGCACGCCCGGCAGGCTCGCCGTGCGCGGGCCGACCGGCTGCCGTTACCTCGCCGACCCCCGGCAGGCCAAATACGTCCTGAACGGCTGGAACATCACCGGCGACACCTATCTGCGCGATGCCGACGGTTACTTCTGGTACCAGGCGCGCTCGGACGACATGATCATCTCGGCCGGCTACAACATCGCCGGCCCCGAGGTGGAAGCCTGCCTGCTGACGCATGAGGCGGTGGCGGAATGCGGCGTCGTCGGCGCGCCCTGCCCCGATCGCGGCCAGATCGTGAAGGCCTATGTCGTGCTGCGCGAGGGCGTCACGGGCGATGCGGCGCTGGTCAAGGCGTTGCAGGAGCATGTGAAGGCCGGTATCGCGCCCTACAAATATCCGCGCGCCATCGAATTCGTCGACACCTTGCCGAAGACAGCGACCGGCAAGCTGCAACGCTTCGCCTTGCGCCAGATGGCGCAAGGCGGGGCGTAA
- a CDS encoding RidA family protein encodes MSNASSSRAILPEGWPQPRGYANGMVAEGRVLMTGGLVGWDAQGVFAQGFVGQLRQTFMNIKAVVEAGGGRVEDIVRLTWYVTDIQSYRDSLREMGPVYREVFGRHFPAMAVVAVTALVEPEALLEIEATAVIAG; translated from the coding sequence ATGTCCAACGCTTCATCCTCCCGCGCGATCCTGCCCGAGGGCTGGCCGCAACCCCGCGGCTATGCCAACGGCATGGTGGCGGAAGGCCGGGTGCTGATGACCGGCGGGCTCGTCGGCTGGGATGCGCAAGGTGTCTTCGCGCAGGGCTTCGTCGGCCAGCTCCGGCAGACGTTCATGAACATCAAGGCGGTCGTCGAGGCTGGCGGTGGCCGCGTCGAGGATATCGTGCGCCTGACCTGGTACGTCACCGACATCCAGAGCTACCGCGACAGCCTCCGGGAGATGGGGCCGGTCTATCGCGAGGTCTTCGGCCGGCATTTCCCGGCGATGGCGGTGGTCGCGGTCACCGCGCTGGTCGAGCCGGAAGCGTTGCTGGAGATCGAGGCGACGGCGGTGATCGCAGGCTGA
- a CDS encoding GTP-binding protein: MGFAIARNLAKKNLKVPKPAQNLLPANDTPGAAETGQHSLLRFITCGSVDDGKSTLIGRMLYEAGAVFDDQLSALDSDSRKFGTQGAAPDFALLVDGLSAEREQGITIDVAYRYFATDKRSFIVADTPGHEQYTRNMATGASTADLAIILVDARKGLLPQTRRHSFIVSLVGVRHVVVAINKMDLVGYDEAVFERIAADYRAAVKSLGFASINFIPVSARDGENVMRPSSLMGWYDGPALLPYLESIAITRAAPSGEGFVLPVQWVNRPDLDFRGYAGTPVAGRARVGDPVVALPSGRTSRIARLIGAAGEASQIAAGQAATVTLEDDIDISRGDVIVAAHTALPVSRGLTARLLWTGERAMLEGGQFLVKMATQSASATVETLHHSIDIEGFRPLPAQALRMNGIGLVTLRLDRPLVSLPYAESHELGGFILIDRISNETVAFGFVQPGGGAEHEAVIGEGGVTARFRRNVIRIVGRRGTPDRRAWLAAVSWRVLSTAGLFAAAFVLTRNAPASLALAVGDILLRPALRALHMRLWSKEPAGALQDGAGI; the protein is encoded by the coding sequence ATGGGCTTCGCCATCGCCAGGAACCTGGCCAAAAAGAACCTGAAGGTGCCGAAACCGGCCCAGAATCTTCTCCCCGCCAACGATACGCCGGGCGCAGCCGAAACCGGCCAGCATTCGCTGCTGCGCTTCATCACCTGCGGCTCGGTGGATGACGGCAAGTCGACGCTGATCGGCCGCATGCTCTACGAGGCCGGGGCGGTCTTCGACGACCAGCTCAGCGCGCTCGACAGCGATTCCCGCAAATTCGGCACGCAAGGCGCGGCGCCCGATTTCGCCCTGCTGGTCGACGGCCTCTCGGCCGAGCGCGAGCAGGGCATCACCATCGACGTGGCCTATCGCTATTTCGCCACCGACAAGCGCAGCTTCATCGTCGCCGATACGCCCGGACACGAGCAGTACACCCGCAACATGGCGACCGGCGCCTCCACTGCCGATCTCGCCATCATCCTGGTCGATGCCCGCAAGGGCCTGCTGCCGCAGACGCGCCGTCACTCCTTCATCGTCTCGCTGGTCGGCGTCCGCCATGTCGTGGTCGCGATCAACAAGATGGACCTTGTCGGCTATGATGAGGCCGTCTTCGAGCGGATCGCGGCCGATTACCGCGCGGCGGTGAAGAGCCTCGGCTTCGCCTCGATCAACTTCATCCCGGTCTCGGCGCGCGACGGCGAGAACGTCATGCGGCCGTCCTCGCTCATGGGCTGGTATGACGGCCCGGCGCTGTTGCCCTATCTCGAAAGCATTGCGATCACGCGCGCTGCACCCAGCGGCGAAGGCTTCGTCCTGCCGGTGCAGTGGGTCAATCGCCCGGATCTCGATTTCCGCGGTTATGCCGGCACGCCCGTCGCCGGCCGCGCCCGCGTTGGCGATCCGGTTGTAGCGCTGCCCTCCGGACGCACGAGCCGCATCGCCCGGCTGATCGGTGCTGCCGGCGAGGCGAGCCAGATCGCCGCCGGGCAGGCCGCAACCGTGACCCTCGAAGACGACATCGACATCTCGCGCGGGGACGTCATAGTCGCTGCGCACACCGCGCTGCCGGTGAGCCGCGGGCTCACGGCGCGACTGCTCTGGACGGGCGAGCGCGCCATGCTGGAGGGTGGTCAGTTCCTGGTGAAAATGGCGACGCAAAGCGCCAGCGCCACGGTCGAGACCTTGCACCACAGCATCGATATCGAGGGCTTTCGGCCGCTGCCGGCGCAAGCCCTACGCATGAACGGCATCGGCCTGGTCACGCTCCGGCTCGACAGGCCGCTGGTCTCGCTGCCCTATGCCGAAAGCCACGAGCTCGGGGGCTTCATTCTGATCGATCGGATCAGCAACGAGACCGTCGCCTTCGGCTTCGTCCAGCCGGGCGGGGGCGCCGAGCATGAGGCTGTGATCGGCGAAGGCGGCGTGACGGCCCGGTTCCGGCGTAACGTCATCCGCATTGTCGGCCGGCGCGGCACGCCTGATCGCCGCGCCTGGCTTGCGGCGGTGAGCTGGCGGGTGCTGAGCACGGCCGGCCTTTTCGCCGCCGCCTTCGTGCTGACCCGCAATGCGCCAGCGTCTCTGGCGCTCGCCGTCGGCGACATCCTGCTGCGTCCCGCCTTGCGGGCGCTCCACATGCGGCTCTGGAGCAAGGAGCCGGCCGGGGCTTTGCAGGACGGCGCGGGGATTTAG
- the cysD gene encoding sulfate adenylyltransferase subunit CysD, which produces MIQLSHLQKLEAEAIFIIREVAATCDKPVLLYSIGKDSAVLLHLAMKAFYPAKPPFPLLHVDTTWKFRDMIAFRDETAARLGLDLIVHVNREGVEAGIGPFASGSRIHTDVMKTQGLKQALDLHKFDAAFGGARRDEEKSRAKERVFSLRSPEHRWDPKNQRPEPWQLFNTRKHRGESFRVFPLSNWTERDIWDYIALENIPVVPLYFAAPRPVVERDGAWIMRDDERMKLRPGEVVETRMVRFRTLGCYPLTGAVESEAASLTDIIAEMRSSRSSERQGRVIDHDGSGSMEQKKQEGYF; this is translated from the coding sequence ATGATCCAGCTCAGCCATCTCCAGAAGCTCGAGGCGGAAGCCATCTTCATCATCCGCGAGGTGGCGGCGACCTGCGACAAGCCGGTGCTGCTCTATTCGATCGGCAAGGATTCCGCCGTCCTGCTGCATCTGGCGATGAAGGCGTTCTATCCGGCCAAGCCGCCTTTCCCGCTGCTCCATGTCGATACGACCTGGAAGTTCCGGGACATGATCGCTTTCCGCGACGAGACGGCGGCGCGCCTCGGGCTCGACCTGATCGTCCATGTCAACCGGGAGGGCGTCGAGGCCGGCATCGGCCCCTTCGCCTCGGGATCGCGCATCCACACCGACGTGATGAAGACGCAGGGGCTGAAGCAGGCGCTCGACCTGCACAAATTCGATGCGGCCTTTGGCGGTGCCCGCCGCGACGAGGAGAAGAGCCGGGCCAAGGAACGTGTCTTCTCGTTGCGGAGCCCTGAGCATCGCTGGGACCCGAAGAACCAGCGCCCCGAGCCCTGGCAGCTTTTCAACACGCGCAAGCATCGCGGCGAGAGTTTCCGGGTCTTCCCGCTCTCCAATTGGACCGAGCGCGACATCTGGGACTACATCGCGCTGGAGAACATCCCTGTCGTGCCGCTCTACTTTGCCGCGCCGCGCCCGGTCGTGGAGCGCGATGGTGCCTGGATCATGCGCGACGACGAACGCATGAAATTGCGCCCCGGCGAGGTGGTCGAGACCCGCATGGTCCGCTTCCGCACCCTCGGCTGCTACCCCCTGACCGGCGCGGTCGAAAGCGAGGCTGCGAGTCTGACCGACATCATCGCCGAGATGCGCTCGTCCCGGTCCTCCGAGCGGCAGGGCCGCGTCATCGACCATGACGGCTCGGGCTCGATGGAGCAGAAGAAGCAGGAAGGCTATTTCTGA
- a CDS encoding phosphoadenylyl-sulfate reductase — MAKSPGQDEATATETAPDEAAAERLARRVATLNTALGAADVPARLAGVVAGAAGEVVFTTSFGLEDQVLTHFIATAKLPVTFATLDTGRLFPEVYALWQKTEERYGILIRPYYPRHEAVELYVRQNGINGFYASRDARKSCCDIRKVEPLGRALAGADIWLTGLRADQSAARGAVPLAEADAARGLVKASPLIDWSRERTLAFAEENGVPINPLHAQGFVSIGCQPCTRAIRPDEPERAGRWWWEDDAAKECGLHVGPDGKLARAKTAPAEAQA, encoded by the coding sequence ATGGCGAAAAGCCCCGGCCAGGACGAGGCGACAGCAACCGAAACGGCGCCGGATGAGGCTGCCGCGGAAAGGCTGGCGCGCCGCGTCGCAACATTGAATACGGCGCTCGGCGCGGCCGATGTTCCGGCTCGCCTCGCCGGGGTCGTTGCGGGAGCCGCGGGAGAAGTGGTCTTCACCACCTCCTTCGGGCTTGAAGACCAGGTGCTGACCCATTTCATCGCCACGGCGAAGCTACCGGTGACCTTCGCTACGCTCGATACAGGCCGGCTCTTCCCCGAGGTCTATGCGCTCTGGCAGAAGACCGAAGAGCGCTACGGCATCCTGATCCGCCCCTATTATCCGCGCCATGAGGCGGTCGAGCTCTATGTCCGCCAGAACGGCATCAACGGCTTCTATGCTTCGCGGGATGCCCGCAAATCCTGCTGCGACATCCGCAAGGTCGAGCCGCTCGGCCGAGCGCTGGCGGGCGCCGATATCTGGCTGACGGGCTTGCGCGCCGACCAGTCGGCGGCGCGCGGCGCCGTCCCGCTCGCGGAGGCGGATGCGGCGCGCGGCCTCGTCAAGGCGAGCCCGCTGATCGACTGGTCGCGCGAGCGCACGCTCGCCTTCGCCGAGGAAAATGGCGTGCCGATCAATCCACTGCACGCCCAAGGCTTCGTCTCGATCGGCTGCCAGCCCTGCACCCGCGCCATCCGCCCCGACGAGCCCGAGCGGGCCGGGCGCTGGTGGTGGGAGGACGACGCCGCCAAGGAATGCGGCCTGCATGTCGGGCCGGACGGAAAGCTGGCGCGCGCCAAAACCGCACCGGCGGAGGCTCAGGCATGA